A genome region from Rhizobium sp. NXC14 includes the following:
- a CDS encoding ProQ/FINO family protein gives MDKPWKISRGPIAATELDVEQANAINTLLVRPVGVLPAKAGDPVLPFAVGLFNELRPLLKPDAGVTTLRRATAAYVHCRRYYFASAQPDSMRHNLDGEPVEPLSEEDRLVAQKRFLSLKQSAAKAEKPEPAPVVIPPPVISKSEQIRAALLGKRNAAR, from the coding sequence ATGGACAAACCCTGGAAGATCAGCCGCGGCCCGATTGCGGCGACCGAGCTCGACGTGGAACAGGCAAACGCGATCAACACGCTGTTGGTCCGGCCAGTCGGCGTGCTTCCGGCAAAGGCCGGAGATCCGGTCCTTCCCTTCGCCGTCGGCCTGTTCAACGAGCTCCGCCCGCTCCTGAAGCCCGATGCCGGCGTGACGACGCTTCGGCGCGCGACCGCGGCCTATGTCCATTGCCGGCGCTATTATTTCGCCAGCGCCCAGCCCGATTCAATGCGCCATAACCTCGACGGCGAACCGGTCGAGCCGCTGTCGGAGGAAGACCGATTGGTTGCGCAGAAGCGTTTCCTGAGCCTCAAGCAGAGCGCCGCGAAGGCCGAGAAACCCGAGCCGGCACCTGTGGTGATTCCCCCTCCCGTCATCAGCAAAAGCGAGCAGATCCGGGCCGCCCTCCTCGGCAAGAGGAACGCCGCCCGATAG
- the panC gene encoding pantoate--beta-alanine ligase has product MRVFSNIEELRHTLDALKRQGRTVGLVPTMGYLHAGHLKLVTRARAENDIVVVSIFVNPLQFGPAEDLGKYPRDLERDGAMLKQAGVNFLFAPGVEDMYPRPMKTVVDVPDLGRELEGAVRPGHFAGVATVVTKLFNIVQPQTAYFGEKDYQQVVIIKRMVEDLAVPVRVISVPTVRDSDGLALSSRNVYLSPDERRAAVIVPQALDEAERLIAEGITDARELEAKLTAFIGREPLAKPEVVAVRDAVTLAPVASLEDPIVVALFVQIGTTRLLDNRVVGDNSSPVSGNRMIRDNRMSGQPGKGVTK; this is encoded by the coding sequence ATGCGGGTTTTCTCGAACATTGAAGAGCTGCGCCACACGCTTGATGCGCTCAAGCGGCAGGGGCGCACCGTCGGCCTCGTTCCGACCATGGGCTATCTCCACGCCGGACATCTCAAGCTCGTCACGCGCGCCCGGGCCGAGAACGACATCGTCGTCGTCTCAATCTTCGTCAATCCGCTGCAATTCGGCCCGGCCGAAGACCTCGGCAAATATCCGCGCGATCTCGAGCGCGATGGCGCCATGCTCAAGCAGGCCGGCGTGAATTTCCTCTTCGCGCCGGGCGTCGAGGATATGTATCCCCGCCCGATGAAGACGGTGGTCGACGTTCCCGATCTCGGCCGCGAACTCGAAGGCGCAGTCAGGCCCGGCCATTTTGCCGGAGTCGCCACCGTCGTCACCAAGCTTTTCAACATCGTCCAGCCGCAAACTGCCTATTTCGGGGAGAAGGACTACCAGCAGGTCGTCATCATCAAGCGAATGGTGGAAGATCTCGCCGTGCCGGTGCGGGTGATCTCTGTGCCGACCGTGCGCGACAGCGACGGCCTCGCCTTGTCGTCGCGCAATGTCTATCTCAGCCCCGATGAGCGGCGCGCGGCAGTGATCGTTCCGCAGGCGCTCGACGAAGCCGAGCGGCTCATCGCCGAAGGCATCACGGATGCGCGAGAACTTGAGGCGAAGCTTACCGCTTTCATCGGCCGAGAGCCTCTGGCAAAGCCTGAAGTTGTCGCCGTCAGGGATGCGGTAACGCTGGCGCCGGTCGCTTCGCTCGAAGACCCCATCGTCGTGGCGCTCTTCGTGCAGATCGGCACGACGCGGCTTCTTGACAACAGAGTTGTTGGAGACAACAGCAGCCCGGTGAGCGGGAACAGAATGATCCGGGACAACCGAATGAGCGGCCAGCCGGGAAAGGGAGTGACGAAATGA
- the panB gene encoding 3-methyl-2-oxobutanoate hydroxymethyltransferase gives MSATGSQKRLTPTRIAAMKGGKPIVCLTAYTTPMARLLDEHCDLLLVGDSLGMVLYGMETTIGVTLDMMIAHGKAVMRGVANACVVVDMPFGSYQESKEIAFRNAVRILQETGCDAVKLEGGEEMAETIAFLTKRGIPVLGHIGLMPQLVHTAGGYRSVGHSEHETSKIRRDAHAIGGSGAFAVVVEGTVEPLAREVTAAVHIPTIGIGASSACDGQILVSDDILGLFNDFKPRFVKRYDELGKRVADAAASYAEEVRARKFPAAEHTFKRRS, from the coding sequence ATGAGCGCCACCGGATCTCAGAAGCGCCTGACGCCGACGCGGATCGCAGCCATGAAAGGCGGTAAGCCGATCGTCTGCCTCACCGCCTATACGACGCCGATGGCGCGCCTCCTCGACGAGCATTGCGACCTGCTTTTGGTCGGGGACTCGCTCGGCATGGTGCTCTACGGCATGGAGACCACGATCGGCGTGACGCTAGACATGATGATCGCCCATGGCAAGGCCGTGATGCGCGGCGTCGCCAATGCCTGCGTCGTCGTCGACATGCCCTTCGGCAGCTATCAGGAATCGAAGGAAATCGCCTTCCGCAACGCCGTACGCATCCTGCAGGAAACCGGCTGCGACGCCGTCAAGCTCGAAGGCGGCGAGGAGATGGCCGAAACCATCGCCTTCCTGACGAAGCGGGGCATTCCCGTGCTCGGCCATATCGGCCTGATGCCGCAGCTCGTCCACACCGCCGGCGGCTATCGCTCCGTCGGCCATTCCGAACACGAAACCTCGAAGATCCGCCGCGACGCGCATGCGATCGGCGGCTCGGGCGCCTTCGCCGTCGTCGTCGAGGGCACGGTGGAGCCGCTGGCCCGCGAAGTGACGGCAGCCGTGCACATCCCGACTATCGGCATCGGCGCCTCTTCCGCCTGCGACGGCCAGATCCTGGTTTCCGACGACATTCTCGGCCTCTTCAATGATTTCAAGCCGCGTTTCGTCAAGCGCTACGACGAGCTCGGCAAGAGGGTCGCGGACGCTGCCGCCTCTTATGCCGAGGAGGTGCGCGCGCGCAAATTTCCGGCAGCCGAGCATACGTTCAAGCGCCGCAGCTGA
- a CDS encoding hydrogen peroxide-inducible genes activator, with product MKNLTLKQLRYFEALARDGRFRRAADACAISQPALSMQIKELEQELGGELFERSAREVKLTPFGQSFALRVRDILRAVDELGEFARASHESFLTRLRIGIIPTIAPYLLPAIINDLNKSFAGIQIEVRETQTGRLIQELTQGQLDMAIVALPVSEPSLTELELFREEFVLVRRQDDGDKPVPEREALREMRLLLLEEGHCFRDQALSFCKIGPARPREIMEGSSLSTLVQMVGAGIGVTLIPEMAVPVETRSAPVSISRFPSPQPSRTIGMVWRNSTPMAKQLQEVAEAVRRSAETMRAQDPLT from the coding sequence ATGAAGAATCTTACCCTGAAACAGCTACGCTATTTTGAAGCCCTGGCGCGGGATGGCCGCTTCCGCCGTGCCGCCGACGCCTGCGCCATCTCCCAGCCGGCGCTCTCCATGCAGATCAAAGAACTCGAGCAGGAATTGGGCGGCGAGCTCTTCGAGCGCAGCGCGCGCGAGGTGAAGCTTACCCCGTTTGGACAGAGCTTCGCGCTGAGGGTCCGAGACATCCTGCGCGCCGTCGACGAATTGGGGGAGTTTGCCCGAGCCTCGCATGAATCGTTCCTCACGCGTCTGCGCATCGGCATCATCCCGACGATCGCACCCTACCTGCTGCCGGCGATTATAAACGATCTCAACAAAAGCTTCGCCGGAATTCAGATCGAGGTGCGCGAGACACAGACGGGCAGGCTGATTCAGGAATTGACACAGGGCCAGCTTGACATGGCGATCGTCGCGCTGCCGGTGTCGGAACCCTCGCTCACCGAGCTCGAGCTTTTCAGGGAAGAATTCGTGCTGGTCCGGCGGCAGGACGATGGAGACAAGCCGGTGCCAGAGCGCGAAGCCTTGCGCGAAATGCGGCTCCTGCTGCTAGAAGAGGGCCACTGTTTTCGTGATCAGGCGCTGTCCTTCTGCAAGATCGGCCCAGCCCGCCCGCGGGAGATCATGGAAGGCAGCTCGCTCTCCACCCTCGTCCAGATGGTCGGCGCCGGCATCGGCGTCACCCTGATCCCTGAGATGGCCGTTCCGGTCGAAACGCGGTCGGCGCCTGTCTCAATCTCCCGCTTCCCCTCGCCACAGCCGTCGCGGACGATCGGCATGGTCTGGCGCAATTCGACGCCCATGGCCAAGCAGCTGCAGGAAGTCGCCGAGGCGGTGCGCCGCTCGGCCGAGACGATGCGCGCGCAGGATCCGCTCACGTGA
- the katG gene encoding catalase/peroxidase HPI: MDNPTDSTGKCPVAHGNTPRGRANRDWWPNQLNVQILHHNSGRADPMGRDFDYAEEFKKLDLDALKKDLHALMTDSQDWWPADFGHYGGLFIRMAWHSAGTYRITDGRGGAGQGQQRFAPLNSWPDNANLDKARRLLWPIKQKYGNRISWADLLILTGNVALESMGFKTFGFAGGRADVWEPEELYWGPEGTWLGDERYSGERQLAEPLGAVQMGLIYVNPEGPNGNPDPVAAARDIRETFARMAMNDEETVALIAGGHTFGKTHGAGDPSFIGAEPEGGAIEDQGLGWKSTFGTGVGKDAITAGLEVTWSQTPTRWSNYFFENLFAHEWELTKSPAGAHQWRAKNAEATIPDAYEAGKKHVPTMLTTDLSLRFDPIYEKISRRFLENPDQFADAFARAWFKLTHRDMGPKVRYLGPEVPAEDLIWQDVIPAVDHPLVDDKDIADLKAKVLATGLSVQELVSTAWASASTFRGSDKRGGANGARIRLAPQKDWEANQPAQLAKVLGVLEGIQKDFNAAQTGAKKISLADLIVLAGAAGVEKAAAAGGNAVSVPFTPGRMDASEAQTDAHSFAPLEPRIDGFRNYVNDKRHQFMKPEEALVDRAQLLTLTGPEMTVLVGGLRVLKAGNPEHGVFTSRPETLTNDFFVNLLDMATQWVPAAGKDGVYEGRDRKTGAPKWTGTRVDLIFGSHSQLRAFAEVYGQADAKQKFVKDFVAAWNKVMNADRFDLV, encoded by the coding sequence ATGGACAATCCCACTGACAGCACAGGAAAATGTCCTGTAGCTCATGGCAATACGCCGCGCGGCAGGGCCAACCGCGACTGGTGGCCGAACCAGCTGAACGTGCAGATTCTTCATCACAATTCCGGCCGTGCCGACCCGATGGGCAGGGACTTCGACTATGCCGAGGAATTCAAGAAGCTCGATCTCGACGCGCTGAAGAAGGATCTTCATGCGCTGATGACGGATTCTCAGGACTGGTGGCCGGCCGACTTCGGTCATTACGGCGGCCTCTTCATCCGCATGGCCTGGCACAGCGCCGGCACCTATCGCATCACCGACGGCCGCGGCGGCGCCGGCCAGGGCCAGCAGCGTTTCGCACCGCTGAACTCCTGGCCTGACAATGCCAACCTCGACAAGGCTCGCCGGCTGCTCTGGCCAATCAAGCAGAAATACGGCAACCGCATCTCCTGGGCCGACCTCCTGATTCTCACCGGCAACGTCGCGCTCGAATCGATGGGGTTCAAGACCTTCGGCTTCGCCGGCGGCCGCGCCGACGTCTGGGAGCCCGAGGAGCTCTATTGGGGCCCTGAGGGCACCTGGCTCGGCGATGAGCGCTACAGCGGCGAACGCCAGCTGGCAGAGCCGCTCGGCGCCGTGCAGATGGGCCTCATCTACGTCAACCCGGAAGGCCCGAACGGCAATCCAGACCCGGTCGCTGCGGCCCGAGACATCCGTGAAACCTTCGCTCGCATGGCAATGAACGACGAGGAAACCGTGGCATTGATCGCCGGCGGCCACACCTTCGGCAAGACCCATGGCGCAGGCGACCCGTCCTTTATCGGCGCCGAGCCGGAAGGCGGCGCGATCGAAGACCAGGGCCTTGGTTGGAAGAGCACGTTCGGCACCGGCGTCGGCAAGGACGCGATCACCGCCGGCCTCGAGGTCACCTGGTCGCAGACGCCGACCAGGTGGAGCAACTATTTCTTCGAAAACCTCTTTGCCCACGAGTGGGAGCTGACGAAGAGCCCGGCCGGCGCGCATCAGTGGCGGGCCAAGAACGCCGAAGCCACCATTCCGGATGCTTATGAGGCGGGTAAGAAGCATGTTCCGACCATGCTGACCACCGATCTGTCGCTGCGCTTCGACCCGATCTATGAGAAGATCTCGCGCCGGTTCCTGGAAAATCCCGATCAGTTCGCCGACGCTTTCGCCCGCGCCTGGTTCAAGCTGACCCACCGCGACATGGGACCGAAGGTGCGCTACCTCGGCCCTGAAGTTCCGGCTGAAGACCTGATCTGGCAGGACGTGATCCCGGCCGTCGACCATCCGCTCGTCGACGACAAGGACATTGCCGACCTCAAGGCCAAGGTTCTCGCCACGGGCCTTTCCGTGCAGGAACTGGTCTCGACCGCCTGGGCGTCGGCCTCGACCTTCCGCGGTTCCGACAAGCGCGGCGGCGCCAATGGCGCGCGCATCCGTCTTGCCCCGCAGAAGGACTGGGAAGCCAACCAGCCGGCGCAGCTCGCCAAGGTGCTCGGTGTTCTCGAAGGCATCCAGAAGGACTTCAACGCAGCCCAGACGGGGGCTAAGAAGATCTCGCTCGCCGATCTGATCGTGCTTGCCGGTGCTGCCGGCGTCGAAAAGGCCGCGGCAGCGGGCGGCAACGCCGTCAGCGTGCCCTTCACGCCGGGCCGCATGGACGCGTCCGAAGCCCAGACCGACGCGCATTCCTTCGCGCCGCTCGAGCCCCGCATCGACGGCTTCCGCAACTATGTGAACGACAAGCGCCATCAGTTCATGAAGCCGGAAGAAGCGCTCGTCGACCGCGCCCAGCTCTTGACGCTGACCGGGCCTGAGATGACCGTCCTCGTCGGCGGCCTGCGCGTGCTGAAGGCAGGCAATCCCGAGCACGGCGTCTTCACCTCGCGCCCCGAGACACTGACGAACGACTTCTTCGTCAACCTGCTCGACATGGCCACGCAGTGGGTTCCCGCCGCCGGCAAGGACGGCGTCTATGAAGGCCGCGACCGCAAGACGGGTGCGCCTAAGTGGACCGGTACCCGCGTCGACCTGATCTTCGGCTCGCACTCGCAGCTGCGCGCCTTCGCCGAAGTCTACGGCCAGGCCGACGCCAAGCAGAAGTTCGTCAAGGACTTCGTCGCCGCCTGGAACAAGGTCATGAACGCCGACCGCTTCGACCTCGTCTGA
- a CDS encoding SDR family oxidoreductase, which produces MKDLQGKVAAITGAASGIGLATTEAIIAARGTVVMIDRDEAALSAACGRLGERAIALPLDLLKPEDCAGLLDGILSKAGQLDIFHANAGTYIGGDLADADLDAIDRMLNLNVNVVIKNVRTVMPHMIERGTGDIIVTSSVAGHAPVPWEPVYSPSKWAMHCFVQTMRRQLLKNGIRVGSVSPGPVSSALLKDWPAENLRKAKEAGALIEPRDVAEAVLFMLTRPRNVTIRDVVILPSAFDI; this is translated from the coding sequence ATGAAGGATTTGCAAGGTAAAGTCGCGGCCATTACTGGAGCTGCCTCGGGTATTGGATTGGCGACGACCGAGGCGATCATCGCGGCGCGCGGCACGGTCGTGATGATCGATCGGGACGAGGCGGCGCTGAGTGCGGCCTGCGGCAGGCTCGGCGAGAGGGCGATCGCGCTGCCGCTCGACCTTCTGAAACCCGAGGATTGCGCCGGCCTGCTGGACGGCATTCTCTCGAAGGCCGGCCAGCTCGACATCTTCCATGCCAATGCCGGCACCTATATCGGCGGGGATCTGGCGGATGCCGACCTCGATGCGATCGACCGCATGCTCAATCTGAACGTCAACGTGGTCATCAAGAACGTCCGGACGGTCATGCCGCACATGATCGAGAGAGGGACGGGAGACATCATCGTCACCAGTTCGGTCGCGGGCCATGCCCCGGTCCCGTGGGAGCCGGTCTATTCGCCTTCGAAATGGGCGATGCATTGCTTCGTCCAGACCATGCGGCGGCAGCTCCTCAAGAACGGCATCCGCGTCGGGTCCGTCTCGCCCGGACCTGTCAGCAGCGCTCTGCTGAAAGACTGGCCTGCGGAAAACCTGCGCAAGGCAAAAGAGGCGGGCGCGCTGATCGAACCCCGCGACGTCGCGGAAGCAGTGCTCTTCATGCTGACCCGGCCGCGCAACGTGACGATCCGCGACGTGGTGATCCTGCCGAGCGCCTTCGACATCTGA
- a CDS encoding type II toxin-antitoxin system VapC family toxin: MITHLIDTNAVIALIGRKSDMLLAHVMDSDEGSIGLSSIVMHELYYGAYKSAKISYNLETLRLFMADFPTVGFEREDALAAGEIRAALAAKGTPIGPYDVLLAAQAKTRDLVLITNNVGEFRRVDGLRVEDWTTVR, encoded by the coding sequence GTGATCACTCATCTCATCGATACCAATGCGGTTATCGCTCTGATCGGCCGGAAGTCCGACATGCTGCTCGCCCACGTCATGGACAGCGACGAGGGATCGATCGGGCTGTCGAGCATCGTCATGCACGAGCTCTATTACGGCGCCTACAAGAGCGCGAAAATTTCCTACAATCTCGAAACCCTGCGCCTGTTCATGGCGGATTTCCCGACCGTCGGTTTCGAGCGCGAGGATGCGCTGGCCGCTGGAGAGATCCGCGCGGCGTTGGCGGCAAAGGGAACACCGATCGGTCCTTATGATGTGCTGTTAGCCGCGCAGGCGAAGACGCGGGACCTTGTTCTTATTACGAACAACGTCGGGGAGTTCCGGCGCGTGGATGGCCTGCGCGTCGAGGATTGGACGACCGTGCGGTAG
- the vapB gene encoding type II toxin-antitoxin system VapB family antitoxin gives MPQYARVFQSGNSQAVRLPKEFRFDVDQVEVTREGDAIILRPRTDHGGRWASLRSALERGLSDDFMAEGREQPEDQERTGLQDLFK, from the coding sequence ATGCCGCAATATGCGCGCGTCTTTCAATCCGGCAATTCGCAGGCCGTCCGGCTGCCGAAGGAGTTTCGCTTCGACGTCGATCAGGTGGAAGTGACACGGGAAGGCGATGCGATCATTCTGCGGCCGCGGACCGATCACGGCGGCCGCTGGGCCTCGTTGCGCAGCGCCCTGGAGCGCGGCCTCAGCGACGATTTCATGGCGGAGGGACGTGAGCAGCCAGAAGATCAGGAGAGAACTGGCCTTCAGGACTTGTTCAAGTGA
- a CDS encoding DUF3299 domain-containing protein, translating into MMKHRLFRLMFGVLAFASAPPVSDAFAAAQPIFWSALRPADQAKATMPLSGKTVSGPQGETFAWHDEGQPVALTGFVLPVDQDGDLVYEFMLVPWAGACSHMPSPPPNQLVRVVPQEPLHLERMYEPVTVTGSLRPGLDQAQFFMIDGVRVLAYGYSMSHAQVAKATATDDPDLLTLSPFGILPR; encoded by the coding sequence ATGATGAAGCACAGACTGTTTCGCCTGATGTTCGGGGTGCTGGCATTTGCTTCCGCACCGCCGGTTTCCGATGCCTTTGCCGCAGCCCAGCCCATCTTCTGGAGCGCTTTGCGGCCGGCCGACCAGGCCAAGGCAACAATGCCGCTGTCGGGCAAGACGGTCAGCGGCCCGCAGGGCGAAACGTTTGCCTGGCATGACGAAGGCCAGCCGGTCGCATTGACGGGCTTCGTGCTGCCGGTCGACCAGGATGGTGATCTCGTCTACGAATTCATGCTCGTCCCGTGGGCCGGAGCCTGCAGCCACATGCCTTCCCCTCCGCCCAATCAGCTGGTCCGCGTCGTTCCGCAGGAGCCTCTGCACCTCGAAAGAATGTACGAGCCCGTCACCGTAACGGGCAGCCTGCGGCCCGGCTTGGACCAGGCGCAGTTCTTCATGATCGACGGCGTCCGCGTCCTTGCCTACGGCTACAGCATGAGCCATGCCCAGGTGGCGAAAGCGACGGCGACCGATGATCCCGATCTGCTGACGCTCTCGCCTTTCGGCATTCTGCCTCGCTAG
- a CDS encoding pyridoxamine 5'-phosphate oxidase family protein produces MDLTDIDASAWAELETAAADPQSGFRYVSLCSVDTEAKPQARMVVLRAADRSARCLEFHTDTRSSKWLELSVNSRATILGFSAESRLQLRLQGAVELHGPGSGGANAAWGRLPARTRMTYAGGPPGDERAFEMIDAAEPADEAEGKTRFGVLIFRAWTLDWFQLRRQDNRRALFCYDEAGALSSCRWVNP; encoded by the coding sequence GTGGATCTGACTGACATCGATGCCTCGGCATGGGCGGAGCTGGAAACGGCTGCGGCGGATCCGCAGTCGGGTTTCCGCTATGTGAGCCTCTGCTCCGTCGATACCGAGGCGAAGCCGCAGGCGCGCATGGTCGTACTGCGTGCGGCCGATAGGTCGGCGCGGTGTCTCGAATTTCATACGGATACGCGCAGCTCCAAATGGCTGGAACTTTCAGTCAATTCCCGCGCCACGATCCTCGGCTTTAGCGCCGAGAGCCGGCTGCAGCTTCGGCTTCAAGGGGCGGTCGAGCTTCATGGGCCGGGAAGCGGAGGTGCTAATGCCGCGTGGGGCAGGCTGCCCGCGCGGACGCGGATGACCTATGCGGGCGGCCCGCCCGGGGACGAGCGCGCCTTCGAAATGATCGACGCGGCAGAGCCTGCGGATGAGGCCGAGGGGAAGACGCGCTTTGGCGTCTTGATCTTCCGGGCCTGGACGCTGGATTGGTTCCAGCTGCGGCGGCAGGACAATCGTCGCGCGCTGTTCTGTTATGACGAAGCCGGTGCCCTCTCTTCTTGCCGCTGGGTCAATCCCTGA
- a CDS encoding SDR family oxidoreductase codes for MSEGKVALITAGGSGMGAAAARRLAADGYRVAVLSSSGKGEALANELGGVGVTGSNQSNDDLKRLVDLAMERWGRIDALVNSAGHGPRAPILEISDEDWHKGMEVYFLSAVRPTRLVTPIMEAQGGGAIVNISTAWAFEPSPMFPTSAVARAGLASFTKIFADTYAAKNIRMNNVLPGWIDSLPATDERRDSVPMGRYGTSDEIAATIAFLLSEGAGYITGQNIRVDGGIARSV; via the coding sequence ATGTCTGAAGGAAAAGTCGCTCTCATCACCGCCGGCGGGTCCGGCATGGGGGCGGCGGCCGCCAGGAGGCTCGCCGCGGACGGCTATCGCGTCGCTGTTCTCTCTTCCTCCGGCAAGGGAGAGGCGCTGGCAAATGAGCTCGGCGGCGTCGGCGTCACCGGCTCGAACCAGTCGAACGACGACCTGAAGCGGCTCGTCGATCTGGCGATGGAGCGATGGGGGCGGATCGACGCGCTGGTCAATTCCGCCGGTCACGGCCCGCGTGCGCCGATCCTCGAAATTTCAGACGAGGACTGGCACAAGGGCATGGAGGTCTATTTCCTCAGCGCCGTGCGGCCGACCCGCCTGGTGACGCCGATCATGGAAGCCCAGGGCGGCGGTGCGATCGTTAACATTTCGACGGCATGGGCCTTCGAGCCTTCGCCGATGTTCCCGACCTCTGCGGTCGCCCGCGCGGGACTGGCAAGCTTCACCAAAATTTTCGCCGACACCTATGCGGCCAAGAACATCCGCATGAACAACGTCCTGCCCGGCTGGATCGACAGCCTGCCCGCGACCGACGAGCGGCGGGACAGCGTTCCGATGGGCCGCTACGGCACGAGCGATGAAATCGCCGCCACCATCGCCTTCCTCCTGTCGGAAGGTGCGGGCTACATCACCGGCCAGAACATCCGCGTCGACGGCGGCATCGCCCGTTCCGTCTGA
- a CDS encoding LysR substrate-binding domain-containing protein yields MNQSRRTLPSLNALRAFEVSGRRLNFRAAAEELGVTQGAVAQQVRALEDQLGLRLFQRLARGLALTAYGTAYLADVTRAFDTLAEATARLLDRPEMVTITATPTVATRLLIPRLAELYAALPDIDLRTVATEALADFDRDQVDIAVRLTRPPFPANLQTQLLFRQELVAVASPHLVKGLTLPLSGEQLRKLPLLHDSHDHWPVFLRTREKLPGAAFNHTTLALDAALAGQGVVLACRAFVTADLEAGRLVRVTDATATIGADYFLVRKRSSSPRKAVDAVWDWCAAQLSLT; encoded by the coding sequence ATGAACCAATCCCGCCGCACGCTGCCGTCCCTCAATGCCCTGCGCGCCTTCGAGGTTTCCGGCCGCAGGCTGAATTTCCGCGCCGCCGCCGAAGAACTGGGCGTCACGCAGGGGGCGGTCGCGCAGCAGGTTCGCGCGCTGGAGGATCAGCTCGGCCTCAGGCTGTTCCAACGCCTTGCCCGCGGCCTTGCGCTCACTGCCTATGGCACGGCCTATCTGGCGGACGTGACCCGCGCCTTCGATACGCTTGCCGAAGCGACCGCGCGGCTTCTCGACCGGCCGGAAATGGTAACGATCACCGCCACCCCCACGGTCGCCACCAGGCTGTTGATCCCGCGGCTCGCCGAGCTCTACGCGGCCCTTCCCGACATCGATCTGAGGACGGTCGCCACCGAGGCGCTCGCCGATTTCGACCGCGACCAAGTAGACATCGCGGTGCGCCTCACCCGCCCGCCTTTTCCCGCGAACCTGCAGACACAGCTCTTGTTCCGACAGGAGCTTGTGGCGGTCGCCAGCCCGCATCTGGTCAAGGGCCTGACCTTGCCCTTAAGCGGCGAACAGCTTCGCAAGCTGCCGCTTCTGCACGACTCGCACGATCACTGGCCGGTATTCCTGCGCACGCGCGAGAAGCTGCCCGGCGCGGCCTTCAACCATACGACCCTGGCGCTCGACGCCGCGCTCGCGGGCCAGGGCGTCGTGCTCGCCTGCCGGGCTTTCGTCACGGCCGATCTCGAAGCAGGGCGGCTGGTGCGGGTGACGGATGCGACGGCGACCATCGGAGCCGATTACTTCCTCGTGCGCAAACGCTCCTCATCGCCGCGAAAGGCCGTGGACGCGGTCTGGGACTGGTGTGCGGCGCAGCTGTCGCTTACCTGA
- a CDS encoding zinc-dependent alcohol dehydrogenase family protein gives MQYQAVVRKFGPAEEVVGIERAELAPLSRDQVRVRLLARSINPSDIITISGAYAGRTTLPFIPGFEALGVVEACGEEVRGLVPGARVLPVRSAGGWQEFKDTDPSWCLRVPDALSDFEAATSYVNPMTAWLMLHKKIGLRPGMRIAINAAASSIGSILIGMANAVGVEPIAIVRSEESLARLRGRLEAVIVERADGDLAACLAGRSGLDAVLDCVGGPRASVLADALKPGGYFLHYGLLSGESIPPSFWSSHPEIAFSYCHLREWVHSEAMVEVQRAYSEVATQIEGKVIATEVREVFPLEKIGNALRSALPFRTGGKVLLA, from the coding sequence ATGCAATATCAGGCGGTCGTGCGAAAATTCGGGCCGGCCGAGGAGGTCGTCGGGATCGAACGGGCCGAACTGGCGCCGCTCTCGCGCGACCAGGTTCGCGTCCGCCTGCTGGCGCGCTCGATCAATCCCTCCGATATCATCACCATCTCAGGCGCCTATGCCGGCCGCACGACCCTGCCGTTCATCCCCGGCTTCGAAGCCTTGGGCGTGGTCGAGGCATGCGGCGAAGAGGTTCGTGGGCTTGTGCCAGGGGCGCGCGTGCTGCCGGTACGCAGCGCCGGCGGATGGCAGGAATTCAAGGATACCGATCCGAGCTGGTGCCTTCGCGTACCCGACGCGCTTTCCGATTTCGAAGCCGCGACCAGCTACGTCAATCCGATGACGGCCTGGCTGATGCTGCATAAGAAGATCGGGCTGAGGCCCGGCATGCGCATCGCCATCAATGCCGCCGCCTCCTCGATCGGATCGATCCTGATCGGCATGGCGAACGCCGTTGGCGTCGAGCCGATCGCAATCGTCCGCAGCGAAGAATCCCTCGCGCGCCTCCGTGGCCGGCTGGAGGCGGTTATCGTCGAAAGGGCGGATGGCGATCTCGCGGCCTGCCTCGCCGGCAGGTCCGGGCTCGATGCAGTGCTCGATTGCGTCGGCGGCCCGCGCGCCTCGGTACTTGCCGATGCGCTGAAGCCTGGCGGTTACTTCCTGCATTATGGTCTGCTTTCGGGTGAGAGCATCCCGCCGTCATTCTGGTCGTCCCATCCCGAAATCGCCTTTTCCTATTGTCACCTTAGGGAATGGGTTCACTCCGAGGCGATGGTCGAGGTCCAGCGCGCCTATTCCGAAGTTGCTACGCAGATCGAGGGCAAGGTCATCGCGACCGAGGTGCGGGAGGTCTTTCCGCTGGAAAAGATCGGCAATGCGCTCCGCTCTGCCCTGCCTTTCCGGACGGGTGGCAAGGTGCTGCTGGCGTGA